In Mercurialis annua linkage group LG6, ddMerAnnu1.2, whole genome shotgun sequence, the following are encoded in one genomic region:
- the LOC126688105 gene encoding elongation factor 1-beta 2 gives MAVTFSDLHTESGLKSLEEFLAAKSYISGDQLTKDDIKVYAAVSEKPGASFPNAGKWYDSVSSQLSASFPGKAVGVRVGGQAAAAAPAEEAAAPAKEAAAAEEDDDDLDLFGDETEEDKKAAEEREAAKKPAKKKESGKSSILLDVKPWDDETDMKKLEEAVRSIEMPGLLWGASKLVAVGYGIKKLQIMVTIVDDLVSVDTIIEEQLTVEPRNEYIQSCDIVAFNKI, from the exons ATGGCCGTCACATTCTCAGATCTACACACCGAGTCAGGTCTCAAGTCCCTCGAAGAGTTTCTCGCCGCAAAATCTTATATCTCTGG AGATCAGCTGACTAAGGATGATATTAAGGTATACGCCGCCGTTTCGGAGAAGCCGGGAGCTTCGTTTCCCAATGCTGGGAAGTGGTACGACAGTGTTTCCTCACAGCTTTCCGCGAG TTTTCCGGGGAAAGCTGTTGGAGTGAGAGTTGGTGGCCAGGCCGCCGCCGCTGCTCCAGCTGAAGAAGCTGCTGCCCCTGCTAAAGAG GCTGCTGCTGccgaagaagatgatgatgatttggatctctttggtgatgagacaGAGGAGGATAAGAAGGCCGCAGAAGAGAGGGAGGCAGCTAAAAAGCCTGCCAAGAAGAAAGAGA GTGGAAAATCTTCTATTCTTTTGGATGTAAAGCCTTGGGACGATGAGACAGATATGAAAAAGTTGGAGGAGGCAGTTAGGAGTATCGAGATGCCCGGTCTCTTATGGGGAGCAT CAAAGCTGGTTGCAGTTGGTTACGGAATCAAGAAATTGCAGATCATGGTCACCATTGTCGACGACCTTGTATCTGTCGATACCATCATCGAGGAGCAATTGACAGTCGAGCCACGTAATGAATATATTCAGAGCTGTGACATTGTTGCCTTCAACAAGATTTAA